The Flammeovirga yaeyamensis genome segment CGATAAATTATTAGATAAAGGATTGGTGAAAAGGGAAGAATGCCCGACCAATCGTAGAAAAATGGACATTACAATTACTCCTTTTGGATTGGAAGAATTAGAAAGGTTCGATCAGAAAGTAATTGAGTTCCATGCACCTTACACACAAAACTTAACTGCTGAAGAGGCAGAAACATTAGAAAAATTAATTAAAAAACTCAAAGGAGAATAACATGAAAAAATTAGTCGTATTTGGAGGTTCCAATTCAAAAACATCAATTAATGCTCAATTAGCGGAGTGGGCAGGTTCTCAAGTGGAAGAGGCAGAAGTGAAAGTTTTAGACTTGAACGATTATGAAATGCCGATCTATGGTATCGACAAAGAATTAGCATCAGGTATTCCTGCACAAGCAAATCAGTTTTTAGAAGACTTGGCATCGGCCGACGGTATTATCGTTTCTTTTGCAGAGCACAATGGTAATTTCTCTGCTGCTTATAAAAATATCTTTGATTGGGCATCAAGAGCTGAGCGTTTAGTATATGCCAACAAACCAGTATTTGTGATGGCAACTTCTCCGGGTCCAAGAGGTGGAGCAGGGGTATTGAACATTGCAACATCATCTTTACCTTATGCAGGGGCCAATGTAGTGGGTAGTTTCTCATTGCCATCATTCCCTTCAAATTTTGATAACGGAATTACAAATGATGAGTTAAATACACAGTTCCAAGAAGCATTTTCAATCTTTACATCAGAAATTCATGAAACGTCAGTTAAAGCGTAAGCAAGCAGGAAGAAATGGGTTTCAGTACATCATGGACCCACAGACAAGAAGAGAACTTCAACCTTTCGTATTCTTTGATGCAGGCAAGAATAAAAGAGACGACGAAGGTATGTTCTTTGGTATGCACCCTCATTCGGGCATCGGTATCATTACCTATTTCGAAGGTGGAAATCTAGTACATCAGGATACAGGTAATAACGACGATGTGATCCGAAGTGGAGGTGTGCAATGGATCAACTCTGGTAATGGTATTTTCCATGCGGAAGGGTATCAAAGACCGGAAGATAAGAAGCATCAGTCTTGGGATTTGGCCATCCACCAATTGTGGTTGCAGTTGCCGCCTGAATTGGAAGAAGGAGAGACGGGGTATTTGAATCTACAACCAGAAGATTTGCCAGTAGTCAATCAAGTGAAAGTTATTGCGGGTGAATATCAAGGAGTGAAATCGCCGTTGAATGTTCCTTATGATTTGACGTATTACGACATCACTTTAAAGGCAGGAGAGGAGTTGACAATCGATACACCAAAAGGTCAAACAAGAGGCTTTGTCTTCCCTCGAACAGGTCATTTGATGTTGGACCAAGAAGAAGTATCCCTAAATCATCTTTCGATTTTAGAAGAGAACGAAGGTCAGTTACACTTTAAAGCCCTTCAGGACACCCAATTTGTGGTCGGTTTAACGCAGCCAAAATCATACGACATTGTGTTGGGAGGTGGTTCTATTCATACCAATAAAGCATCATTCAATAAAGCACAAGATAACATTAGAAAAATTGCTCAGGCAGTTTAAAAAAATTTCAACAAACTATTGTATGTACAATAGTTGTAAAAGCAATAGAAAATGAACGCTATTCTCGAAGGAAAAGTAACGCCAACTTTAACAAAAATGAGTGTCCCAATCAGTATTGGGATGCTCTCCACTTTCTTATTTCAAGTGATCGACACGTATTTTGTGGGTCAATTAGGAGGAGACGCCTTGGCTGCATTAAGTTTTGCCTCAGTGGTCTATTTCATCATCGTCGGTACGTTTATGGGACTATCCATTGGAGTGTCGACATTGGTAGGCAAAGCCATTGGCGAAAAGAACTTCTTAAAAATGGAGCAGATCGTCATCACTTCATTGTTGTTTACCCTGTTTACCTCAGTAGGGGCTTCCATTTTTATTGATGTGAGTCAGGCCACCCTCTTTACATGGTTAGGAGCCCCTTTAGAAATGCTTCCATTAATTGATCAATACATGCATACATTAATGATCGGTATTCCGTTACTCACCATTGGTTTATTGATGGGAAGTATCCTTAGAGCATCAGGAAGTGTAAGTCAGCCAGAAATAGTAATGGCTGTGGCAGGGGTGATCAACTTGGTCTTGGATTATGGATTAATCTTCGGAAAATGGGGATTACCCGAGTTAGGTATTACCGGAGCAGCAATGGCCACAGTTGTCTCTTGGGTCTTCATTTTGATTATGATGAGTTTACTATTCCTCAACCAATCCATTTTAAAATTAAACTTTAGTATAACTACTATTCCATTCATTCAACACCTAAGAGATATATTACAGATTGGTGTACCCACTATGCTAAGTAATTTGGTGAGTCCATTAACACAGCTATTCCTCACATTATTATTGGCTTACCACAGCTCAATGGCCGTTGCAGCTTTTGGCGTAGCAGGTAGAATAGAGATGTTGTCTTTGATAGGAATACTAGGTGTAAGTACCGCAATTACCCCCTTTATCGCTCAAAATCTAGGTGCAGAATTGAAGGATAGAAACGATAAAGCTATTGTTTTTGGAGGTAAAGCAGCAGTATATTTAGGTATTATCGTAGTACTTATCTTATTCATCTTTAACCAAAACATCGCCCAACTATTCAGTGATGATGTTACAGTCATGGATTACACTTCGGACTACTTCATTTGGGTAAGTGTTTCCTATATTTTCTACGGATTGTTTTTAGTCACCACTTCCATATTAAATGGATTGCAAAAGCCTCAACAATCTTTGCAAATTATGGTGATAAAGACATTAGTATTCACCGTCCCACTAGCATTAATCGGCTCTTATTTTTATGAAGTCATTGGTATCTTCATGGGTATTGGATTAAGCAATATCCTAGGCGGAATCTATGCGAGTTACATGATGAGAAAAGAAATCAATAATTCGTCCTCAAGTTTGAAAGGGGTGGATATTTTACAGGATTATAAGAATGATTTTATAGTGAGGAATACGGCGAAGCCGTTGTAGGAATGTTCAAAATAAACTCCCAGGAACTAATCAAAAACACAATCCCCAGGAATAAAACCCTGGGCTTTTGATACGTTATTAACTTTAACAAAGTATCTTTCCTTAGTTCCTTAGTTCCTTAGTTCCTTAGTTCCTTAGTTAAAAAAACGAGGTCAGGAGACCTCTAACGTTTATGGGCACAGATGACGCTGTCGCTTAACATCTGCGCCAGTTTTACTTCTTCCCCCTTACCTCTTACTTTTTCCCTCAATATCTTTTCCCCAGGAATAAAATCCTGGGCTTTTGATACACTCTTCCTTACCTATTAGTTATTACTTATTACCTAAAAACGAGCGTTAATTTTGCTACCTTCTCCGACTCAACTCCCTCCTCACCCTAGACAAACTCTCCGTAGTTATCCCCAGGTAAGATGCCAAATGATAGTTCTTAATGTTCAGTTCGATATCGGGGTAGCGTTCTACGAATTCTTCATAGCGTTGGGCAGCGGTTTTGGATAGGTTGGCGATGATTCTTCTATGGTAGCCCACAATGGAGGCCTGGAGTTTGGCTCTGTAGAGTTTGTTGAATTCGGGTATTTGGATGCTTAGTTTTTCGATATCGTGAAAACGGATGCCAAAGACTTCGGCGTCAGATAAGCATTCTAGGTTGTAGACGGCTTCTGTTTTAGAGAAGAAGGCGATGAGGTCGGTGATCCACCAATCGTAGATGGCAAATTGGACGGTGTGTTCTTTGCCTTTTTTATCAATGAAGTAATTGCGGATACAGCCGCTCAGAACATAGTACATGATCTCGACATCATCTCCATTGACAATGAGGGTATCGCCTTTCTTAAATTGTTTATAATGAAAGCATTTTCGGATGGCTTCTTTTTCGTTTTCGGTGAGGAATAGTTGCTTAAAAACATCAATAGAGAATAGATCAGGGCACATTTTAAATTATATTAAATGGGGTTATAGTATTTTAATTTAATCAACTTTATTCATTAATTAAACGTTTTCTCTTGAAGTTTTGATGATTCCTCAACATCATTTATTTTAGTATTGAAAAATTAAATTATTTCAATGTTTTTTATTAGACTATTCTCTAAATTACCCTTCCCAATTATCTATTTGATTTCCGATATAATAGCATTTTTTACGGGAAGCATTATTCGTTATCGACGAACTGTAATAACTCAAAATGTTGAAACTGCGTTCCCTGGCATTTCAGCGAAAGAAAAAAGAAAAATCATTCGGGGGTTTTATAGGAACCTTTGTGATGTTGGATTTGAGTCTTTGAAATCTCTATCAATGAGTAAAGAAGATGTGAAAAAGCACATAACAATTACCAACCCCGAAGAATTTAAGAAGTACCACGATGCAGGTAAACCTATTTTAATGATGACAGGCCACCTTTCTAATTGGGAGTGGCAATTAATGGCTTATACTGTCATTATGAATGCGCCTATTGGTGCCGTTTACAAGCCACTATCAAGTAAATTTTCTGAAAATCTGATGCAGAAAATCCGATCTAATTTTGGTGGTTATGTTGTTCCAATGGAAAAGACAATGAGGGAAATTTTGGTGAAGCATAAAAGAGGTGAAGTTTTCACCATTGGTATGGTCGCCGATCAATCTCCTCCGGGTTACGACAAAAAGCAAATTTGGTTAGATTTCTTCGGGAAAGAGTCAGCATTCTTTGCTGGGCCAGAAAAAGTGACAGAGTTTATGAATTACCCTGTGATTTTCTCAAAAATTAGAAGAGTAAAAAGAGGGTATTACGAAATCACGATTGTCGACCTTCACGATGGATCTGATTACGAAAAAGGTTCAAACGAAATACTCAAAAAGTTTTCGAAACAAGTGGAAGAAAATATCAAAGAACAACCTTCGAATTGGTTGTGGTCGCATAAGCGCTGGAAATATACTAGGGACGAAGTGGCTTAGTGAGCCTATCAAAATGTATAGAGGAAAAGGAACAGGTATCGACTTGTTCCTTTTTTTATGTTTAAGTGAAAGTTGAAGATGAACTTAATATGAATTCTATATTTGAAATCATAAAATAATCAATCATCAAGTGGTTGTTATTTAGGTGGTTATATCTTGATGTTGTTTTAATAAATAATCAATTACCAATGAATAAATAGGGTGATGTTAAAACTTAACATCACAAAAAATCTCCTCAGAATAGTTTTGCGATTGTAATCTTATAACAATCAAATAGAATAATGAAAACTAAACTTTTACTACTTTTTTTACTTCTGGGGGTAAACTTCTCCGTGTTCTCACAAAGTGGAGAATCCTCTATTGAAGGTAAAATTGTAGACGAGGATGCACAAGCATTACCAGGTGCTTTAATTAAAATCAAAAACCTATCTACAGGTTTTTCTACAGGAACCATTTCTTCTGCAAATGGCGACTTCTCGATTAAATCTGTTCCTGTGGGAGGTCCTTACGAAGTGAATATCTCTTTTATGGGATATGCCGAACAAAAAGTAACTATCGAAAGGGTCAATCAAGGTGACAAACTCAACTTAAACATCAATTTAAAAAATGACGACACCGAATTGGACGAGGTAGTGATTTCTTCTAATTCTGTCATCAACCAAATGAAACAATTTGGTGCAACGACTGCTGTGGGTCAAATGGAAATCAAAAATTTACCGACAGAGGGACGTAACTTCTCAAAATTAGCCGCTATTTCTCCATTACAAGGAGGTGGCGATCTTAACTTGGGTGGACAAAGAAGAACATCAACAGGTATTTCTATTGATGGATTGAATGCTAGAAATCCATTAGGAGCAGGTGAGGTTTCCGGAGGACCATGGTCGATTTCTCAGGAAGCTATTGGAGAATTCCAGGTAACCACCAACGATTATGATGTTGTAGAAGGTAGAGCCGGAGGTGGATCGGTGCGTGCCATTACAAGAGGAGGTACCAACGAATGGGAAGGTTCGGTATTCTCTTATGTAAGAAACGATCATCTTCAATCGAAATACGATGTGAATGGCAATGAGAGAACGTCTAAGTTCTCAACTACACAGTATGGTGCTTCTTTAGGAGGTGCAATCGTAAAAGATAAGCTTCATTTCTTTACTGTATTCGAGCAAGAATTAAGCACAAGCCCTTATTACATTGCCGATATCAGAAATGAAGATGACGAAAATAGATTAGGGATTAGCCGAGGTAATTTAAATCGTTTTGTTCAGATTGGTAGAGAACAATATGGTTTATCAGATGATCAACAGACGGGTGAATTCTCTCAGAACAGAGATGCCAAAACATGGTTTGCACGTATGGATTGGAACATCAACGAGAAACATCGTCTGACGTTGAGCAATAACTTAGTGACATTCAAAAGACCTTTCTCAGTAAACGATAATTCTAATTTCAATATGGCTGAGACAGTAGGAGATTACGAAGACGGCCACAACACCACTAATTTAGTATTACGTTCGAAGTGGAGTGATAAGTGGTTGTCTTCAACTAAAGTGCAGTACCAATCACAGTACAAAAACTTTACGCCGAATAGTCAGTTGCCAGATGCCAATATTCCTAGAGCCATTGTGTATGTTACTTCGGAATTACCTAACGGATCTACAGCAAGAAAATCATTACAGTTGGGTGGACAACGTTACTTGCCTGAATTGAATGAATCGACTGTAGTTCAGTTCAATAACACAACTCATTACACAGGAAATAAAGTCAGCTTTACTTTTGGTGGTGATCTATTGTACACGAACATGTATACCTTGTTGTCGAACGAACAAAACGGTAGATTCTATTTTAATAGCCTTGAGGACTTCGCAAACATGAATCCTTTTAGATATGCAAGGGAAGTACCTATTGATGGTTTACCTGATGTTGACCAAGATATTATCGATTTTGCCTTCTTTGCTCAAGCTGAATTTAAGCTGCACAGAGATATTGAAGCGGTAGTTGGTTTACGTTACGATGCGACTACATTCTTGACTCAGGGAGCGTATAACCCGTTGGTACATCAAGAATTAGGGATAAGAACTGATAACAAGATTTCTGATTATAATAACATTCAGCCTAGAGTTCAATTAACTTGGGATGTTGGAGGAAATAACAAAGATATCGTAAAGCTAGGTGGTGGTATGTTTACTGCTCAACCTCCTTATTATGCGATGGTGAATAACATTCAGAACTCGGGAATGAAACTAGCTGCTACTGATGTAACAGGAGATTTGGTTCCTTACCCAGATTTTATTCGCTACAGAAACGATCCATCGTCTGCTCCAGGTATTATCGAAGGAGCTGATTTAATGAGTACGATCAACTCTTCATCACCTGATTTCGAGATGCCAGAGATTTGGAAAACCAACCTTTCGTATACTCACGTTTTCCAAAACAGATATACTTTAGGAATTAACTTATTAGCGAGTTACACCAGAAACAACTATGTGTATCAAGAAGTGAACTTAAAGGATGAACCTGTTTTTTATGATGGAGCTACAGGACGTAGTGTTTTCGTTGATCCATCGTATATCGACGAGAATGGAAATGTCGACTGGAAAGGATCACGTAAGTCAGAAAATGTTGGTAGAACATTAGAGTTAAACTCTGATGGTATCGGTAAACAATTTGCCATGATCTTATCGGGTAGTGCGCAAATTGGTAAAGACGGTTATGTTTCAGCTTCTTATACTTATAACAACTCACATGATAACTCAAGTTATAACTGCTGTGTGGCCAATACGTCTACTTTCTTACCTGTAGAAGGCGATCCAAGAGCATTAAACTGGGGACCATCTGATAATAACTTCAAGAATAAGGTTGTTGTAAACGGTGCATCTCCTACATTCAAAGGCTTTAGCGTTGGCTTTACATTCATTGGTATTGGCGGGGGTAATTATACCTTCTTGAACTCATCAAATACTTCGGTAAATGGCGACTTTACCACAAGGAACGATGTGGCCTACATCTTTGACCCTAATGCAGCTTCAACTCCTCAACATATTAAAGATGGTTACGATCAAATTCTTAATGATCCAAACGTATCGAATAGTGTAAAAGATTACTTAAGAGATTCTTTTGGTGGATATGCTAAAAGAAACGGTGGCGTAAACCCAATGAACTTCAACTTGGATCTTCGTTTAACTTATGATTTAAAAATCTTCCAAGAGAAGAACAAGTTGAGACTAACTATGGATGCCTTCAACGTGATGAACATGGTGAACAAAGAGTGGGGAATTACACATAACCATGGTGATCAGGAAATTATGAGGGTAACAGGTTTTGACCACGATACCAATAGCTTTGAGTATGAAGTCAATACCAACGTAGGTGCAATTCCTAATAACGGTACGCCGTGGAGATTGCAATTGGGTGCGAAATATATGTTCTAAACTAAAACTAAAATACAATGAAAACGAAATTAAATATTATGATGCTGTTTGCCATACTTACTTTTGGTAAGGCCACAGCACAAGTGGATCATCATATTGTCTTAGTCACTATCGATGGTTTAATTCCAGAGTTTTATTCTGAGGAAAAGTGGCCTGCGCCAAATTTAAAAGAGTTGGTAAAAAATGGCGTTTCTTCTGACGGTGTTAGAGGCGTATTCCCAAGTGTTACTTATCCTTCACATACGACCATTATTACGGGTGCTTTTCCAGAAAACCATGGGATATATTACAATACGTACTTTGATCCAGAAAATGTAAAGACGGGTTGGGTATCGCAGTTCGAAGAAATCCAAGCACAAACATTATGGGAATCGGTAAAGAAGGCAGGCGGTTCTACTGCAGCAATTGAGTGGCCGGTAACAATCGGTAAACCTGAATGCATCGATTATAATGTACCTGAAGGCTGGCCTGCGGATAGATCTAACGATTTTATCACTTATAAAAAGTCGATGACAACCCCTGCTGGATTATTGGATGAAATGGAGGGTAAATCACTTGGTAAACTAGAAAGTGATACTTACAAAGGGATGCTAAAAGACGAGAAATCTGGGGAGATTGCAGCTTACATGATAGAGAAATATCAACCTAATTTTATTGCAGTACACCTTATCGATACGGATCATTCTCAACATGTAAATGGTAGAGCATCCGATCACGAAGTACCAATGGCCTTGGCGGTGGCAGATAGAGCTATTGGTAGAATGAGAGAAGCGGTAAAGAAAGCAGGTATAGAGGACAAAACTACGTTCATTATCACGGGCGATCACGGTTTTTCTACGCTGCATACAAAGTTATGTCCCAATACTTTACTCATGGAAAAAGGATGGGTAACGAAAGAAGGAAC includes the following:
- a CDS encoding TonB-dependent receptor translates to MKTKLLLLFLLLGVNFSVFSQSGESSIEGKIVDEDAQALPGALIKIKNLSTGFSTGTISSANGDFSIKSVPVGGPYEVNISFMGYAEQKVTIERVNQGDKLNLNINLKNDDTELDEVVISSNSVINQMKQFGATTAVGQMEIKNLPTEGRNFSKLAAISPLQGGGDLNLGGQRRTSTGISIDGLNARNPLGAGEVSGGPWSISQEAIGEFQVTTNDYDVVEGRAGGGSVRAITRGGTNEWEGSVFSYVRNDHLQSKYDVNGNERTSKFSTTQYGASLGGAIVKDKLHFFTVFEQELSTSPYYIADIRNEDDENRLGISRGNLNRFVQIGREQYGLSDDQQTGEFSQNRDAKTWFARMDWNINEKHRLTLSNNLVTFKRPFSVNDNSNFNMAETVGDYEDGHNTTNLVLRSKWSDKWLSSTKVQYQSQYKNFTPNSQLPDANIPRAIVYVTSELPNGSTARKSLQLGGQRYLPELNESTVVQFNNTTHYTGNKVSFTFGGDLLYTNMYTLLSNEQNGRFYFNSLEDFANMNPFRYAREVPIDGLPDVDQDIIDFAFFAQAEFKLHRDIEAVVGLRYDATTFLTQGAYNPLVHQELGIRTDNKISDYNNIQPRVQLTWDVGGNNKDIVKLGGGMFTAQPPYYAMVNNIQNSGMKLAATDVTGDLVPYPDFIRYRNDPSSAPGIIEGADLMSTINSSSPDFEMPEIWKTNLSYTHVFQNRYTLGINLLASYTRNNYVYQEVNLKDEPVFYDGATGRSVFVDPSYIDENGNVDWKGSRKSENVGRTLELNSDGIGKQFAMILSGSAQIGKDGYVSASYTYNNSHDNSSYNCCVANTSTFLPVEGDPRALNWGPSDNNFKNKVVVNGASPTFKGFSVGFTFIGIGGGNYTFLNSSNTSVNGDFTTRNDVAYIFDPNAASTPQHIKDGYDQILNDPNVSNSVKDYLRDSFGGYAKRNGGVNPMNFNLDLRLTYDLKIFQEKNKLRLTMDAFNVMNMVNKEWGITHNHGDQEIMRVTGFDHDTNSFEYEVNTNVGAIPNNGTPWRLQLGAKYMF
- a CDS encoding NADPH-dependent FMN reductase, which codes for MKKLVVFGGSNSKTSINAQLAEWAGSQVEEAEVKVLDLNDYEMPIYGIDKELASGIPAQANQFLEDLASADGIIVSFAEHNGNFSAAYKNIFDWASRAERLVYANKPVFVMATSPGPRGGAGVLNIATSSLPYAGANVVGSFSLPSFPSNFDNGITNDELNTQFQEAFSIFTSEIHETSVKA
- a CDS encoding MATE family efflux transporter produces the protein MNAILEGKVTPTLTKMSVPISIGMLSTFLFQVIDTYFVGQLGGDALAALSFASVVYFIIVGTFMGLSIGVSTLVGKAIGEKNFLKMEQIVITSLLFTLFTSVGASIFIDVSQATLFTWLGAPLEMLPLIDQYMHTLMIGIPLLTIGLLMGSILRASGSVSQPEIVMAVAGVINLVLDYGLIFGKWGLPELGITGAAMATVVSWVFILIMMSLLFLNQSILKLNFSITTIPFIQHLRDILQIGVPTMLSNLVSPLTQLFLTLLLAYHSSMAVAAFGVAGRIEMLSLIGILGVSTAITPFIAQNLGAELKDRNDKAIVFGGKAAVYLGIIVVLILFIFNQNIAQLFSDDVTVMDYTSDYFIWVSVSYIFYGLFLVTTSILNGLQKPQQSLQIMVIKTLVFTVPLALIGSYFYEVIGIFMGIGLSNILGGIYASYMMRKEINNSSSSLKGVDILQDYKNDFIVRNTAKPL
- a CDS encoding alkaline phosphatase family protein, which codes for MKTKLNIMMLFAILTFGKATAQVDHHIVLVTIDGLIPEFYSEEKWPAPNLKELVKNGVSSDGVRGVFPSVTYPSHTTIITGAFPENHGIYYNTYFDPENVKTGWVSQFEEIQAQTLWESVKKAGGSTAAIEWPVTIGKPECIDYNVPEGWPADRSNDFITYKKSMTTPAGLLDEMEGKSLGKLESDTYKGMLKDEKSGEIAAYMIEKYQPNFIAVHLIDTDHSQHVNGRASDHEVPMALAVADRAIGRMREAVKKAGIEDKTTFIITGDHGFSTLHTKLCPNTLLMEKGWVTKEGTKGEWEAYFQTSGASAFLHMKDPKNKKLAEKILETFESSAYHSKYYRIVKRKELDDIGADPRAAFAIAPKKGVGMSGTFKGDFVQKAGGGTHGFFPTDFDGILTGLIISGAGVPEPRRIEEVNMEDIAPTISEILKINHPSKDGTPIFGVIQ
- a CDS encoding Crp/Fnr family transcriptional regulator, which translates into the protein MCPDLFSIDVFKQLFLTENEKEAIRKCFHYKQFKKGDTLIVNGDDVEIMYYVLSGCIRNYFIDKKGKEHTVQFAIYDWWITDLIAFFSKTEAVYNLECLSDAEVFGIRFHDIEKLSIQIPEFNKLYRAKLQASIVGYHRRIIANLSKTAAQRYEEFVERYPDIELNIKNYHLASYLGITTESLSRVRRELSRRR
- a CDS encoding lysophospholipid acyltransferase family protein, translated to MFFIRLFSKLPFPIIYLISDIIAFFTGSIIRYRRTVITQNVETAFPGISAKEKRKIIRGFYRNLCDVGFESLKSLSMSKEDVKKHITITNPEEFKKYHDAGKPILMMTGHLSNWEWQLMAYTVIMNAPIGAVYKPLSSKFSENLMQKIRSNFGGYVVPMEKTMREILVKHKRGEVFTIGMVADQSPPGYDKKQIWLDFFGKESAFFAGPEKVTEFMNYPVIFSKIRRVKRGYYEITIVDLHDGSDYEKGSNEILKKFSKQVEENIKEQPSNWLWSHKRWKYTRDEVA
- a CDS encoding pirin family protein; this translates as MKRQLKRKQAGRNGFQYIMDPQTRRELQPFVFFDAGKNKRDDEGMFFGMHPHSGIGIITYFEGGNLVHQDTGNNDDVIRSGGVQWINSGNGIFHAEGYQRPEDKKHQSWDLAIHQLWLQLPPELEEGETGYLNLQPEDLPVVNQVKVIAGEYQGVKSPLNVPYDLTYYDITLKAGEELTIDTPKGQTRGFVFPRTGHLMLDQEEVSLNHLSILEENEGQLHFKALQDTQFVVGLTQPKSYDIVLGGGSIHTNKASFNKAQDNIRKIAQAV